GACACCAGGAATATACGGTCAATGCCACTGTCAAAGCCGACGTTGATATCTATCTGATCCAGGGGGATGTACTCCCCTTCAGAGGTGATTCTGGATTTGAGGAGCTGGGCTCGGACGTGCGCTTCCACCAAGTGGCTCTTCCGAAGATTCCCCACTCGCCACATCAGACACAGCTTGCCGTCTCTCATGGCGATCACGGCGTTGTGGCTGAAGACGAGGGTCTCGTTTCTCTTCTTCGGCTTCGCCATCTTGGCCATGACCGCGCCGATGATAAAGGCGTCGATGATGCAGCCCACAATGGACTGGAAGACCACCATGAAGACCGCGACGGGGCATTCGTCCGTGACACACCGGAAGCCGTAGCCTATGGTGGTCTGGGTCTCGATGGAGAAAAGGAAGGCGGCCGTGAAGCTGTTGACCTCCGACACACAGGCCTTGCTCTCCTTCGAGGCATCCAGATCCCCGTGGAGTAGGGCTATTAACCAAAACACGCAGCCGAAGAACAGCCACGAGAGAACGAAAGCCAGGCAGAAGATAACCAGCATCCACCGCCAGCGAATGTCCACACACGTGGTGAAGATGTCCGCGAGGTAGCGCTGGCCCTTCTCGCCCACGTTGATGAACTGAACGTTGCAGTGGCCGTCCTTCTTCACGAAGCGGCTCCTGCACTGCTGTCGCGTGTGGACTTTACTCTTCCCGTTCCCAAAGCCGTTCGCAACCGCCAGGGTGGCCAGCTTCATGCCGTCTTCTTCGGAAGAGACGATGCTGTAGCGGTTGGTTCGCACACTGCCCATCGCTTCTGCTGTGGACGCCAGTGcttctgctttggaaaacagtctgagtTTTTGCAAAACCCTTTGGAGAAACAGTTTTGAATGTTCAGTGAGgacccacacacaaaaaaattaaggagAGATGGGAGGGCGGTCTCCAGGAGTCGAGAGGTTCTTTCTACCAAAGGCTGTCTCCTGTCATGCAGGGCCACCTAAGGAACTCAGCTGACATCCAGAGAACAcgtcctgcaaaaaaaaaaaaaaaaaaaaaaaaaaggagagatcaCTCACTACAAAAGAAGTCATTACGAAAGGGTTCTACTTCCTAAGGCAACATTTCCTAGCAAGAGTCAGAGAATATCTAACTATACTCTACGTTGAATTAGTGGGTTTCTCATTTCTCTGTAcccccccaaatattttttttaattttatttaaaagcatgaaGTCATTAAACACAGAAGTTAGTTGTTTGTGACAGTCTTGCAACCAAAACCTTAGGTCCCTTAATTTTTGCCAGCCGTCTAGAattactctgttttacagatctACCTGTCTCCTCTTATCCTCTTCTTCTGCCTTCTCAACTTGCTAGGGTTCCAAGTGACTAAGCAGACGACGACTTTCTAACCCCAAGGTCTGTCATGCAGCTTTAAGAACTCGGGCATGTCGCGAGAACCTTCCACGTGAATGCAGAATGTTAATATTAATTGAGTGGCAGGTGCATCGAGGGAGAATATTAGAGCCCTTGATGACAAGGGTAAAATTCGAAGGCCACAGACTATTTTGTTTAAATCATAAAACTGAGCAGACAGCCCTTAGAATCCCCTGAAATGGATCCCAATTTTCTGCAGACGGTTTGGGCTGGTTCCACCACTTCACACACTCCAAGCAGCCACTAGGCAGAAAGGCCAAACAGTATCTCTGTTAGCGCAAGTGATTCTGACTTGAAGACGCAGGTTTGCTCGGGGGGATAGAGAGCGATTCCGTTGCCTAGCAATGAGAGTCCTGAAATCCTCCAGAGATGGGACTGCCATGTGTCATGGCAGGCTAGGAAGTAAGCACCTTTGTGCCAAAGCACCAGGTCGTTAGTGGATTGAGATAAGGCTGGAGCTCATTGCCTGTAGGTCCAAGTCTGTGTTTTCCCAAACAGAGACACTTCATAGGAGTAAATCATAGGGGTCACTCAGCTTACTTTCACTTGTAAAAATGAAAGTACTGTTGCTAGCTGTGTGTTCCTACGGGGAAGGCACTCACCTTTACTCAACATGAACAAACagtagttttcagttttctcctcctgcctccttcccctcctcgaTAAAACCATCTATTGACTCTAACTTTCTATTTTTTGCTCcaaagaaactgatttttcctGGACTCACAAAAGCCTAAGAGAAAGTCTAGGGTGTTCTGTTAActgaacataaatttaaaaaattaacacagcatGGAACTGAAGAAGAAGAGTGATTCTCCACTTCTCAACCATCTCCTGTATTAAAGGGGGACCGTGAACAAGAGATGGAAAGGATTAAAAATTTGCTGAAGCCCAGACGATGAGgacttcattttttctctctccccccaaaCCCCCAGTGAAGCAGTTCACAGAACCAAGTGCAGCCAAGCCAACTGCAAACAAGTAAAGCAGAGCGCTGACCTGTTTTTTGTGCACCCCCTTAAAGAGAGGCAAGGTGCACTGTCTTTGAAAACGCCTTGTTACTGTCTTTTCATTGCTCCCTCCTGATCCAAATTATCATGCAAGAATGTGCCCCAACACATTTTTCCTGAGATTAGTCATCTGTGCAAATTGCAATGTGTGTTACATTTTGGCAGCTTTTGACACCTAAATGACGCCCGATTTGAAAGTGCCTTTGAATTACTTTATAAAAAGAAGTTACTGTGCCTTCTCGGTCTTCCACCTGCTTCAGTGTTTTGTCTGCTTCCCCGTGAAGTTTGTACTTGGACAAAAGAAACATGACTGCTATTCCTCAGGGTTCTAGATCCCGGATgtgaaaagaatatttctttaataGTGATTTCAGCTTATCTGGCTCCTGTGAAATTGCCAGGCATTTCTCCACAAAAACAGGTAGAAATAATAATGTGACACCGAACGCAGGTGCCGTTTccaaaaaagagggggaaaggccTCGTTTAAATCGTGCTTGCCTCTCTGAGTGCTGATTGACTTCAGCACCTTGCATTATAAGCTGACACCAAGAAATTCTCTTTTCATGATTCAGAACAATCCTTCCATCTGAGTTACCATTAGGGGCCATGAGTAGATGGTCTCAGATTTCTTCTGACTTATTTCTGCCCTCTTTCCAGATTAAAGCATAACAACCATATGAAATCTAAAGACTGAATTAGGACTTTCCAAAAATCTTGACCCCAGGATATTAGTTTGAATTCCACAACACACACAATAGCAGCTTCCTACGAATAGCTTTCCGCATTTAGAATCTTGAAAATAGCCTGTATTGAGCGACTATTATTGCCTTATTTCCATTGCTAATAACAGAATTTGTTCCATATGCGGAGCATCATTTAGAAATTCTACCATTTCTgcctggaaaggggaaaaaagatttctGTTTTTGGCAAAATGGAAACTTCTGTCACTTCCAGCAGATATGCTCCAAAACAGATTTGTGCGTGTATATGTGTGCAGACACATTGTGTGTCTTCAGACTTCCGTGGAGCCGGTGACGTAGCAAAAATCTAGAACCTGCCAAAGTTCGATAGGGTCATTGTCTTAATATTTCACCGTGAAGAATCTCTTTCCTGTTAACCTGCCCACATGCCGGAGTGGCTGCAGGCCAGCAGAAAATgtccctgcctgctcctctcACCCTGAAAAGCACCAATTCATGAGCATCTGGGAAAAGAACTTCAATTAGGAAGAGGACTTTCATGCAACTTCCTTTTAGGGATATATTCTAAGTAATTTTTTGAGAAACGTTTGATTAAGAGTAGATGAGAACCTCAAGTAATCTGATTCCTTCCTTGATGCGTACAACTTAAGAGAACTGATCCTGGATTTGGTgaacaatgtgtcaattcctcCCGGTCAGTCAAAACATGTAAGGGTCTGACATAAATTTCATAGACACAAATAATCATTTTTACCCAGGCTATAACCAATGAGGTAGAAAGTATTTCTGGGAAATTGAGAGGCTACATGTGGTGCTGTTCATGTTAAGACTATTTATAGGCTGAGCCAAAATTAAGCAtaagcaatggaaaaaaatagttcAGCCCTTCAATCTCAAGGTAGATGTTAAAGGGGAGAGAGCCATGGACAAACACAAGGTCAAGGAGATAACACGgtgtaaatgaatgaatccagATCATTTTTGCCATAAAGGAAATATTGCCAGTATAGATTATAAAAGAACAGAAGAATGTAATCATGAAGAATACATGAGAATAAATGGGTCCCAGAATATGGTCAGGGTGTGTCGTGAATAAGAAAGTTTCTCAGTAGGCATAGGCGATAAGGATAGTAAAAGAAAGCACACTGTGCTGAAAGAGAGGTCGGCTAACGAGTGTTCAGAGCAGCTATTCCCCAGCTGACGCCATATAGACCAGCCTGAGTGTGCCCTGGGCGCGTGTTGCTATGAGAGCTCACTGCTAGCAAAGCAACCTCTTAGAAGCTCAGTAAAcatgagggaggggaaggggcaggaggggaggggagggaggacaccTACTTCTCTATGTGACCACGATAACATTTATGCTCAACAATGCATGGAGCACCACTCAGCACTAGGAAGTGCTGAAAAAAATCTAGTGTTTGATaaacaaaaatagatacaaaaaaaaaaaaaaaagcttgaaacaCTCCATCTGTTTCAGGTAAAGACATGGTCAGTCTCTCATGCTACCCAAAAGTCAGGCAAGGACTCTACGGCTAACTAGAGATTCTACAACCCGAGAGTCAGAAGGAAGCCAAAATactctgtgtcatttttttaaaatgccaaattcACAAGAGTTCAGAACAACTATTCCTATGGATACGAATAACGCCATAGAGAGTGCCACCAGAGCATGAGGGGGAGGGGCTGAAAGCAAAGTGGAATGACCTTGACCCCaaccctcacccctcccaccatCCTTAAAGTAACATCTCTTACTCCTGAGCATGGGAATTTTTCTGGATAACggcaaacagaaataaaagacttggggtgggggtggaaatgAGCAGGAAAAAGCCAGCAAGTGTACAGGTAATATCCAGCAGACATACAGCAGTGGTTAGTGAGAGGAAATCCTAACAGCTACTGATTATCAATGTGAAAAGGAAACAAGAGCTACAAAGCAGTATGCAGTCTCTGCATTCCCAAAACACGTTCTCCAAGAATGCCTTATTTCTTAACAGGTCAATTCTGAGTTTATGAAAATCCCCAGGATTCACAGCCGTATCCTAGTTACCATTCTACTGATAGGATTACCCAGACGCAGACAGTAAACTAACTGGCCATTTCCTatctcgattttttttttcaattatcatGATGAGTTTCTGTTATGATGCAATCTCTTACAGAATCAAGTCGTTTTGACCACTGTACTTCCCTGAAACCACACTGCCTTCAACTTcgttttaatattattattactaagaaTAACAAGCTGCCTAGGGGAGAGTGACATAAGATGTGAAAGTTTTGCGGTCTTCAGGCTCAAATCCAACTCGAGCTCCCGCTCTCTTCCCCAGCGAAGCAACTTTGAGACGCTCGCTCTCGCTTTGGAACTCGAAGCTATACTTGAAGCaatgacaaagggaaaaataaaaaataaaaagggacgCCAAGGATCAAGCCTAGTGGCTGAGGGCCAAGGTTTGCCAAGATTTGAGACCCGTACTCTAGACgccctccccccgaccccccacccttttcccttaGAGCGAGAAACAACACAGGATCACTCGCCCTTGTCTCCAAACTCACTATCTCGCTACAGCTGGTGCACTGGAAGTTATGAGCACAAACAGATGCTGCAGAGAAATCTGTTTCTATTGCTCAACTGTTCCAAGCATGTCTCAGTATTTTTAGCTCTGGGGATGTTCTGGTGCGCACACAAACTCTATAGGCATGATCTGGGACTCCGGAGCGTGGGTGAGCGCTACAGCAGCGTGACAGCTGGGCACCTCTGGGGCGGCCGGGTAGGGTAGGGTCGGGGACGGCAGCCCGAGTCCACTCCC
The sequence above is a segment of the Camelus ferus isolate YT-003-E chromosome 16, BCGSAC_Cfer_1.0, whole genome shotgun sequence genome. Coding sequences within it:
- the KCNJ2 gene encoding inward rectifier potassium channel 2 — encoded protein: MGSVRTNRYSIVSSEEDGMKLATLAVANGFGNGKSKVHTRQQCRSRFVKKDGHCNVQFINVGEKGQRYLADIFTTCVDIRWRWMLVIFCLAFVLSWLFFGCVFWLIALLHGDLDASKESKACVSEVNSFTAAFLFSIETQTTIGYGFRCVTDECPVAVFMVVFQSIVGCIIDAFIIGAVMAKMAKPKKRNETLVFSHNAVIAMRDGKLCLMWRVGNLRKSHLVEAHVRAQLLKSRITSEGEYIPLDQIDINVGFDSGIDRIFLVSPITIVHEIDEDSPLYDLSKQDIDNADFEIVVILEGMVEATAMTTQCRSSYLANEILWGHRYEPVLFEEKHYYKVDYSRFHKTYEVPSTPLCSARDLAEKKYILSNANSFCYENEVALTSKEEDGSENGVPESTSTDTPPGIDLHNQASVPLEPRPLRRESEI